In Zalophus californianus isolate mZalCal1 chromosome 4, mZalCal1.pri.v2, whole genome shotgun sequence, the following proteins share a genomic window:
- the LOC113933064 gene encoding cyclin-dependent kinase 11B isoform X3: MSQSDDRDSKRDSLEEGELRDHRMEITIRNSPYRREDSMEDRGEEDDSLAIKPPQQMSRKEKAHHRKDEKRKEKRRHRSHSAEGGKHARAKEKEREHERRKRHREEQDKARREWERQKRREMAREHSRRERDRLEQLERKRERERKMREQQKEQREQKERERRAEERRKEREARREVSTHHRTMREDYGDKVKASHWSRSPLRPPRERFELTDGRKPVKEEKMEERDLLSDLQDVSDSERKTSSAESSSAESGSGSEEEEEEEEEEEEEEEEEEGSSSEDSEEEEEEEEEETGSNSEDASGQSAEEVSEDEMSEDGERESENHVLVVPESRFDRDSGDSEDGEEEAGEGTPQSSALTEGDFVPDSPALSPIELKQELPKYLPALQGCRSVEEFQCLNRIEEGTYGVVYRAKDKKTDEIVALKRLKMEKEKEGFPITSLREINTILKAQHPNIVTVREIVVGSNMDKIYIVMNYVEHDLKSLMETMKQPFLPGEVKTLMIQLLRGVKHLHDNWILHRDLKTSNLLLSHAGILKVGDFGLAREYGSPLKAYTPVVVTLWYRAPELLLGAKEYSTAVDMWSVGCIFGELLTQKPLFPGKSEIDQINKVFKDLGTPSEKIWPGYNDLPAVKKMTFTEYPYNNLRKRFGALLSDQGFDLMNKFLTYFPGRRVSAEDGLKHEYFRETPLPIDPSMFPTWPAKSEQQRVKRGTSPRPPEGGLGYSQLGDDDLKETGFHLTTTNQGASAAGPGFSLKF, encoded by the exons ATGTCGCAG TCTGATGACCGGGATTCCAAGCGGGATTCCCTTGAGGAGGGGGAGCTGAGGGACCACCGCATGGAGATAACGATACGGAACTCACCATACAGAAGAGAGGACTCCATGGAAGACAG aggagaggaagatgaCTCTTTGGCTATCAAACCACCGCAGCAAATGTCTCGGAAAGAAAAGGCTCATCACAGGAAAgatgaaaagaggaaagagaaacgtAGGCATCGTAGCCATTCAGCAGAAGGGg GGAAGCACGctagagcaaaggaaaaagagcgAGAGCACGAACGCCGGAAACGGCACCGAGAGGAGCAGGACAAGGCTCGCcgagagtgggagaggcagaagaggagggagatggCCCGGGAACACTCCAGAAGGGAGAG GGACCGCCTTGAGCAGCTGGAGAGGAAGCGGGAGAGAGAACGAAAGATGCGCGAGCAGCAGAAGGAGCAGCGGGAACAGAAGGAGCGGGAGCGGCGGGCCGAGGAGCGGCGCAAGGAGCGCGAGGCCCGGAGGGAAG TTTCTACGCATCACCGAACAATGAGAGAGGACTATGGCGACAAAGTGAAAGCAAGCCACTGGAGTCGCAGCCCGCTCCGGCCACCCCGAGAGAGGTTTGAGCTGACAGACGGCCGGAAGCCAG taaaagaagagaaaatggaagagagagaccTGCTGTCCGACCTACAAGACGTCAGCGACAGCGAGAGGAAAACCAGCTCCGCCGAGTCCTCGTCAG CGGAGTCGGGGTCGGgctcggaggaggaggaggaggaggaggaggaggaagaggaggaggaggaggaggaggaggggagcagcAGCGAAGactcggaggaggaggaggaggaggaggaggaggagaccggGAGCAACTCCGAGGACGCGTCCGGACAGTCGGCTG AGGAAGTGAGCGAGGACGAGATGAGTGAGGACGGGGAGCGGGAGAGCGAGAACCACGTCCTGGTCG TTCCAGAGTCCCGATTTGACCGAGACTCCGGAGACAGCGAGGACGGGGAGGAAGAAGCCGGCGAGGGCACCCCGCAGAGCAGCGCCCTGACTGAGGGCGACTTCGTGCCCGACTCTCCTGCCTTGTCACCCATTGAACTCAAACAAGAGCTGCCCAAGtacctccctgccctgcag GGCTGTCGGAGCGTGGAGGAATTCCAGTGCCTGAATAGGATCGAAGAAGGCACTTACGGGGTGGTGTACAGAGCAAAGGACAAGAAAACAG ATGAAATTGTGGCTTTGAAGCGGctgaagatggagaaggagaaagagggctTTCCAATCACATCTCTGAGGGAGATCAACACCATCCTCAAGGCGCAGCACCCCAACATCGTCACGGTCAGG gaaatAGTCGTGGGCAGCAACATGGACAAGATCTACATCGTGATGAACTACGTGGAGCACGACCTCAAGAGCCTGATGGAGACCATGAAACAGCCGTTCTTGCCAG GGGAGGTGAAGACCCTGATGATCCAGCTGCTGCGTGGTGTGAAACATCTGCATGACAACTGGATCCTGCACCGGGACCTGAAGACCTCCAACCTGCTGCTGAGCCACGCTGGCATCCTCAAG GTCGGCGACTTCGGGCTGGCAAGGGAATACGGGTCCCCTCTGAAGGCCTACACTCCAGTCGTGGTGACCCTGTGGTACCGTGCCCCAGAGCTGCTGCTTGGCGCCAAG GAGTACTCCACGGCTGTGGACATGTGGTCGGTGGGCTGCATCTTTGGGGAGCTGCTGACTCAGAAGCCGCTATTCCCTGGGAAGTCGGAAATCGATCAGATCAACAAAGTGTTTAAG gACCTGGGGACCCCCAGTGAGAAAATCTGGCCTGGCTACAATGACCTCCCCGCGGTCAAGAAGATGACCTTCACCGAATATCCCTATAACAATCTCCGTAAACGCTTTGGGGCGCTGCTCTCAGACCAGGGCTTTGACCTCATGAACAA GTTCCTGACCTACTTCCCTGGGCGGAGAGTCAGTGCCGAGGACGGCCTCAAGCATGAGTACTTCCGAGAGACCCCCCTCCCCATCGACCCCTCCATGTTCCCCACGTGGCCCGCCAAGAGTGAGCAGCAAAGGGTGAAGCGTGGCACGAGCCCACGGCCCCCAGAGGGAGGCCTGGGCTATAGCCAGCTG GGCGACGACGATTTGAAGGAGACGGGTTTCCACCTCACGACCACAAACCAGGGAGCCTCGGCCGCGGGGCCCGGCTTCAGCCTCAAGTTCTGA
- the LOC113933064 gene encoding cyclin-dependent kinase 11B isoform X1, with product MGDEKDSWKVKTLDEILQEKKRRKEQEEKAEIKRLKNSDDRDSKRDSLEEGELRDHRMEITIRNSPYRREDSMEDRGEEDDSLAIKPPQQMSRKEKAHHRKDEKRKEKRRHRSHSAEGGKHARAKEKEREHERRKRHREEQDKARREWERQKRREMAREHSRRERDRLEQLERKRERERKMREQQKEQREQKERERRAEERRKEREARREVSTHHRTMREDYGDKVKASHWSRSPLRPPRERFELTDGRKPVKEEKMEERDLLSDLQDVSDSERKTSSAESSSAESGSGSEEEEEEEEEEEEEEEEEEGSSSEDSEEEEEEEEEETGSNSEDASGQSAEEVSEDEMSEDGERESENHVLVVPESRFDRDSGDSEDGEEEAGEGTPQSSALTEGDFVPDSPALSPIELKQELPKYLPALQGCRSVEEFQCLNRIEEGTYGVVYRAKDKKTDEIVALKRLKMEKEKEGFPITSLREINTILKAQHPNIVTVREIVVGSNMDKIYIVMNYVEHDLKSLMETMKQPFLPGEVKTLMIQLLRGVKHLHDNWILHRDLKTSNLLLSHAGILKVGDFGLAREYGSPLKAYTPVVVTLWYRAPELLLGAKEYSTAVDMWSVGCIFGELLTQKPLFPGKSEIDQINKVFKDLGTPSEKIWPGYNDLPAVKKMTFTEYPYNNLRKRFGALLSDQGFDLMNKFLTYFPGRRVSAEDGLKHEYFRETPLPIDPSMFPTWPAKSEQQRVKRGTSPRPPEGGLGYSQLGDDDLKETGFHLTTTNQGASAAGPGFSLKF from the exons ATGGGTGATGAAAAGGACTCTTGGAAAGTGAAAACTTTAGATGAAATTCTTCAGGAGAAGAAACGACGGAAGGAACAAGAGGAGAAAGCAGAGATAAAACGCTTAAAAAAT TCTGATGACCGGGATTCCAAGCGGGATTCCCTTGAGGAGGGGGAGCTGAGGGACCACCGCATGGAGATAACGATACGGAACTCACCATACAGAAGAGAGGACTCCATGGAAGACAG aggagaggaagatgaCTCTTTGGCTATCAAACCACCGCAGCAAATGTCTCGGAAAGAAAAGGCTCATCACAGGAAAgatgaaaagaggaaagagaaacgtAGGCATCGTAGCCATTCAGCAGAAGGGg GGAAGCACGctagagcaaaggaaaaagagcgAGAGCACGAACGCCGGAAACGGCACCGAGAGGAGCAGGACAAGGCTCGCcgagagtgggagaggcagaagaggagggagatggCCCGGGAACACTCCAGAAGGGAGAG GGACCGCCTTGAGCAGCTGGAGAGGAAGCGGGAGAGAGAACGAAAGATGCGCGAGCAGCAGAAGGAGCAGCGGGAACAGAAGGAGCGGGAGCGGCGGGCCGAGGAGCGGCGCAAGGAGCGCGAGGCCCGGAGGGAAG TTTCTACGCATCACCGAACAATGAGAGAGGACTATGGCGACAAAGTGAAAGCAAGCCACTGGAGTCGCAGCCCGCTCCGGCCACCCCGAGAGAGGTTTGAGCTGACAGACGGCCGGAAGCCAG taaaagaagagaaaatggaagagagagaccTGCTGTCCGACCTACAAGACGTCAGCGACAGCGAGAGGAAAACCAGCTCCGCCGAGTCCTCGTCAG CGGAGTCGGGGTCGGgctcggaggaggaggaggaggaggaggaggaggaagaggaggaggaggaggaggaggaggggagcagcAGCGAAGactcggaggaggaggaggaggaggaggaggaggagaccggGAGCAACTCCGAGGACGCGTCCGGACAGTCGGCTG AGGAAGTGAGCGAGGACGAGATGAGTGAGGACGGGGAGCGGGAGAGCGAGAACCACGTCCTGGTCG TTCCAGAGTCCCGATTTGACCGAGACTCCGGAGACAGCGAGGACGGGGAGGAAGAAGCCGGCGAGGGCACCCCGCAGAGCAGCGCCCTGACTGAGGGCGACTTCGTGCCCGACTCTCCTGCCTTGTCACCCATTGAACTCAAACAAGAGCTGCCCAAGtacctccctgccctgcag GGCTGTCGGAGCGTGGAGGAATTCCAGTGCCTGAATAGGATCGAAGAAGGCACTTACGGGGTGGTGTACAGAGCAAAGGACAAGAAAACAG ATGAAATTGTGGCTTTGAAGCGGctgaagatggagaaggagaaagagggctTTCCAATCACATCTCTGAGGGAGATCAACACCATCCTCAAGGCGCAGCACCCCAACATCGTCACGGTCAGG gaaatAGTCGTGGGCAGCAACATGGACAAGATCTACATCGTGATGAACTACGTGGAGCACGACCTCAAGAGCCTGATGGAGACCATGAAACAGCCGTTCTTGCCAG GGGAGGTGAAGACCCTGATGATCCAGCTGCTGCGTGGTGTGAAACATCTGCATGACAACTGGATCCTGCACCGGGACCTGAAGACCTCCAACCTGCTGCTGAGCCACGCTGGCATCCTCAAG GTCGGCGACTTCGGGCTGGCAAGGGAATACGGGTCCCCTCTGAAGGCCTACACTCCAGTCGTGGTGACCCTGTGGTACCGTGCCCCAGAGCTGCTGCTTGGCGCCAAG GAGTACTCCACGGCTGTGGACATGTGGTCGGTGGGCTGCATCTTTGGGGAGCTGCTGACTCAGAAGCCGCTATTCCCTGGGAAGTCGGAAATCGATCAGATCAACAAAGTGTTTAAG gACCTGGGGACCCCCAGTGAGAAAATCTGGCCTGGCTACAATGACCTCCCCGCGGTCAAGAAGATGACCTTCACCGAATATCCCTATAACAATCTCCGTAAACGCTTTGGGGCGCTGCTCTCAGACCAGGGCTTTGACCTCATGAACAA GTTCCTGACCTACTTCCCTGGGCGGAGAGTCAGTGCCGAGGACGGCCTCAAGCATGAGTACTTCCGAGAGACCCCCCTCCCCATCGACCCCTCCATGTTCCCCACGTGGCCCGCCAAGAGTGAGCAGCAAAGGGTGAAGCGTGGCACGAGCCCACGGCCCCCAGAGGGAGGCCTGGGCTATAGCCAGCTG GGCGACGACGATTTGAAGGAGACGGGTTTCCACCTCACGACCACAAACCAGGGAGCCTCGGCCGCGGGGCCCGGCTTCAGCCTCAAGTTCTGA
- the LOC113933064 gene encoding cyclin-dependent kinase 11B isoform X2 — protein MGDEKDSWKVKTLDEILQEKKRRKEQEEKAEIKRLKNSDDRDSKRDSLEEGELRDHRMEITIRNSPYRREDSMEDRGEEDDSLAIKPPQQMSRKEKAHHRKDEKRKEKRKHARAKEKEREHERRKRHREEQDKARREWERQKRREMAREHSRRERDRLEQLERKRERERKMREQQKEQREQKERERRAEERRKEREARREVSTHHRTMREDYGDKVKASHWSRSPLRPPRERFELTDGRKPVKEEKMEERDLLSDLQDVSDSERKTSSAESSSAESGSGSEEEEEEEEEEEEEEEEEEGSSSEDSEEEEEEEEEETGSNSEDASGQSAEEVSEDEMSEDGERESENHVLVVPESRFDRDSGDSEDGEEEAGEGTPQSSALTEGDFVPDSPALSPIELKQELPKYLPALQGCRSVEEFQCLNRIEEGTYGVVYRAKDKKTDEIVALKRLKMEKEKEGFPITSLREINTILKAQHPNIVTVREIVVGSNMDKIYIVMNYVEHDLKSLMETMKQPFLPGEVKTLMIQLLRGVKHLHDNWILHRDLKTSNLLLSHAGILKVGDFGLAREYGSPLKAYTPVVVTLWYRAPELLLGAKEYSTAVDMWSVGCIFGELLTQKPLFPGKSEIDQINKVFKDLGTPSEKIWPGYNDLPAVKKMTFTEYPYNNLRKRFGALLSDQGFDLMNKFLTYFPGRRVSAEDGLKHEYFRETPLPIDPSMFPTWPAKSEQQRVKRGTSPRPPEGGLGYSQLGDDDLKETGFHLTTTNQGASAAGPGFSLKF, from the exons ATGGGTGATGAAAAGGACTCTTGGAAAGTGAAAACTTTAGATGAAATTCTTCAGGAGAAGAAACGACGGAAGGAACAAGAGGAGAAAGCAGAGATAAAACGCTTAAAAAAT TCTGATGACCGGGATTCCAAGCGGGATTCCCTTGAGGAGGGGGAGCTGAGGGACCACCGCATGGAGATAACGATACGGAACTCACCATACAGAAGAGAGGACTCCATGGAAGACAG aggagaggaagatgaCTCTTTGGCTATCAAACCACCGCAGCAAATGTCTCGGAAAGAAAAGGCTCATCACAGGAAAgatgaaaagaggaaagagaaac GGAAGCACGctagagcaaaggaaaaagagcgAGAGCACGAACGCCGGAAACGGCACCGAGAGGAGCAGGACAAGGCTCGCcgagagtgggagaggcagaagaggagggagatggCCCGGGAACACTCCAGAAGGGAGAG GGACCGCCTTGAGCAGCTGGAGAGGAAGCGGGAGAGAGAACGAAAGATGCGCGAGCAGCAGAAGGAGCAGCGGGAACAGAAGGAGCGGGAGCGGCGGGCCGAGGAGCGGCGCAAGGAGCGCGAGGCCCGGAGGGAAG TTTCTACGCATCACCGAACAATGAGAGAGGACTATGGCGACAAAGTGAAAGCAAGCCACTGGAGTCGCAGCCCGCTCCGGCCACCCCGAGAGAGGTTTGAGCTGACAGACGGCCGGAAGCCAG taaaagaagagaaaatggaagagagagaccTGCTGTCCGACCTACAAGACGTCAGCGACAGCGAGAGGAAAACCAGCTCCGCCGAGTCCTCGTCAG CGGAGTCGGGGTCGGgctcggaggaggaggaggaggaggaggaggaggaagaggaggaggaggaggaggaggaggggagcagcAGCGAAGactcggaggaggaggaggaggaggaggaggaggagaccggGAGCAACTCCGAGGACGCGTCCGGACAGTCGGCTG AGGAAGTGAGCGAGGACGAGATGAGTGAGGACGGGGAGCGGGAGAGCGAGAACCACGTCCTGGTCG TTCCAGAGTCCCGATTTGACCGAGACTCCGGAGACAGCGAGGACGGGGAGGAAGAAGCCGGCGAGGGCACCCCGCAGAGCAGCGCCCTGACTGAGGGCGACTTCGTGCCCGACTCTCCTGCCTTGTCACCCATTGAACTCAAACAAGAGCTGCCCAAGtacctccctgccctgcag GGCTGTCGGAGCGTGGAGGAATTCCAGTGCCTGAATAGGATCGAAGAAGGCACTTACGGGGTGGTGTACAGAGCAAAGGACAAGAAAACAG ATGAAATTGTGGCTTTGAAGCGGctgaagatggagaaggagaaagagggctTTCCAATCACATCTCTGAGGGAGATCAACACCATCCTCAAGGCGCAGCACCCCAACATCGTCACGGTCAGG gaaatAGTCGTGGGCAGCAACATGGACAAGATCTACATCGTGATGAACTACGTGGAGCACGACCTCAAGAGCCTGATGGAGACCATGAAACAGCCGTTCTTGCCAG GGGAGGTGAAGACCCTGATGATCCAGCTGCTGCGTGGTGTGAAACATCTGCATGACAACTGGATCCTGCACCGGGACCTGAAGACCTCCAACCTGCTGCTGAGCCACGCTGGCATCCTCAAG GTCGGCGACTTCGGGCTGGCAAGGGAATACGGGTCCCCTCTGAAGGCCTACACTCCAGTCGTGGTGACCCTGTGGTACCGTGCCCCAGAGCTGCTGCTTGGCGCCAAG GAGTACTCCACGGCTGTGGACATGTGGTCGGTGGGCTGCATCTTTGGGGAGCTGCTGACTCAGAAGCCGCTATTCCCTGGGAAGTCGGAAATCGATCAGATCAACAAAGTGTTTAAG gACCTGGGGACCCCCAGTGAGAAAATCTGGCCTGGCTACAATGACCTCCCCGCGGTCAAGAAGATGACCTTCACCGAATATCCCTATAACAATCTCCGTAAACGCTTTGGGGCGCTGCTCTCAGACCAGGGCTTTGACCTCATGAACAA GTTCCTGACCTACTTCCCTGGGCGGAGAGTCAGTGCCGAGGACGGCCTCAAGCATGAGTACTTCCGAGAGACCCCCCTCCCCATCGACCCCTCCATGTTCCCCACGTGGCCCGCCAAGAGTGAGCAGCAAAGGGTGAAGCGTGGCACGAGCCCACGGCCCCCAGAGGGAGGCCTGGGCTATAGCCAGCTG GGCGACGACGATTTGAAGGAGACGGGTTTCCACCTCACGACCACAAACCAGGGAGCCTCGGCCGCGGGGCCCGGCTTCAGCCTCAAGTTCTGA
- the LOC113933064 gene encoding cyclin-dependent kinase 11B isoform X4 → MGDEKDSWKVKTLDEILQEKKRRKEQEEKAEIKRLKNSDDRDSKRDSLEEGELRDHRMEITIRNSPYRREDSMEDRGEEDDSLAIKPPQQMSRKEKAHHRKDEKRKEKRRHRSHSAEGGKHARAKEKEREHERRKRHREEQDKARREWERQKRREMAREHSRRERDRLEQLERKRERERKMREQQKEQREQKERERRAEERRKEREARREVSTHHRTMREDYGDKVKASHWSRSPLRPPRERFELTDGRKPVKEEKMEERDLLSDLQDVSDSERKTSSAESSSEEVSEDEMSEDGERESENHVLVVPESRFDRDSGDSEDGEEEAGEGTPQSSALTEGDFVPDSPALSPIELKQELPKYLPALQGCRSVEEFQCLNRIEEGTYGVVYRAKDKKTDEIVALKRLKMEKEKEGFPITSLREINTILKAQHPNIVTVREIVVGSNMDKIYIVMNYVEHDLKSLMETMKQPFLPGEVKTLMIQLLRGVKHLHDNWILHRDLKTSNLLLSHAGILKVGDFGLAREYGSPLKAYTPVVVTLWYRAPELLLGAKEYSTAVDMWSVGCIFGELLTQKPLFPGKSEIDQINKVFKDLGTPSEKIWPGYNDLPAVKKMTFTEYPYNNLRKRFGALLSDQGFDLMNKFLTYFPGRRVSAEDGLKHEYFRETPLPIDPSMFPTWPAKSEQQRVKRGTSPRPPEGGLGYSQLGDDDLKETGFHLTTTNQGASAAGPGFSLKF, encoded by the exons ATGGGTGATGAAAAGGACTCTTGGAAAGTGAAAACTTTAGATGAAATTCTTCAGGAGAAGAAACGACGGAAGGAACAAGAGGAGAAAGCAGAGATAAAACGCTTAAAAAAT TCTGATGACCGGGATTCCAAGCGGGATTCCCTTGAGGAGGGGGAGCTGAGGGACCACCGCATGGAGATAACGATACGGAACTCACCATACAGAAGAGAGGACTCCATGGAAGACAG aggagaggaagatgaCTCTTTGGCTATCAAACCACCGCAGCAAATGTCTCGGAAAGAAAAGGCTCATCACAGGAAAgatgaaaagaggaaagagaaacgtAGGCATCGTAGCCATTCAGCAGAAGGGg GGAAGCACGctagagcaaaggaaaaagagcgAGAGCACGAACGCCGGAAACGGCACCGAGAGGAGCAGGACAAGGCTCGCcgagagtgggagaggcagaagaggagggagatggCCCGGGAACACTCCAGAAGGGAGAG GGACCGCCTTGAGCAGCTGGAGAGGAAGCGGGAGAGAGAACGAAAGATGCGCGAGCAGCAGAAGGAGCAGCGGGAACAGAAGGAGCGGGAGCGGCGGGCCGAGGAGCGGCGCAAGGAGCGCGAGGCCCGGAGGGAAG TTTCTACGCATCACCGAACAATGAGAGAGGACTATGGCGACAAAGTGAAAGCAAGCCACTGGAGTCGCAGCCCGCTCCGGCCACCCCGAGAGAGGTTTGAGCTGACAGACGGCCGGAAGCCAG taaaagaagagaaaatggaagagagagaccTGCTGTCCGACCTACAAGACGTCAGCGACAGCGAGAGGAAAACCAGCTCCGCCGAGTCCTCGTCAG AGGAAGTGAGCGAGGACGAGATGAGTGAGGACGGGGAGCGGGAGAGCGAGAACCACGTCCTGGTCG TTCCAGAGTCCCGATTTGACCGAGACTCCGGAGACAGCGAGGACGGGGAGGAAGAAGCCGGCGAGGGCACCCCGCAGAGCAGCGCCCTGACTGAGGGCGACTTCGTGCCCGACTCTCCTGCCTTGTCACCCATTGAACTCAAACAAGAGCTGCCCAAGtacctccctgccctgcag GGCTGTCGGAGCGTGGAGGAATTCCAGTGCCTGAATAGGATCGAAGAAGGCACTTACGGGGTGGTGTACAGAGCAAAGGACAAGAAAACAG ATGAAATTGTGGCTTTGAAGCGGctgaagatggagaaggagaaagagggctTTCCAATCACATCTCTGAGGGAGATCAACACCATCCTCAAGGCGCAGCACCCCAACATCGTCACGGTCAGG gaaatAGTCGTGGGCAGCAACATGGACAAGATCTACATCGTGATGAACTACGTGGAGCACGACCTCAAGAGCCTGATGGAGACCATGAAACAGCCGTTCTTGCCAG GGGAGGTGAAGACCCTGATGATCCAGCTGCTGCGTGGTGTGAAACATCTGCATGACAACTGGATCCTGCACCGGGACCTGAAGACCTCCAACCTGCTGCTGAGCCACGCTGGCATCCTCAAG GTCGGCGACTTCGGGCTGGCAAGGGAATACGGGTCCCCTCTGAAGGCCTACACTCCAGTCGTGGTGACCCTGTGGTACCGTGCCCCAGAGCTGCTGCTTGGCGCCAAG GAGTACTCCACGGCTGTGGACATGTGGTCGGTGGGCTGCATCTTTGGGGAGCTGCTGACTCAGAAGCCGCTATTCCCTGGGAAGTCGGAAATCGATCAGATCAACAAAGTGTTTAAG gACCTGGGGACCCCCAGTGAGAAAATCTGGCCTGGCTACAATGACCTCCCCGCGGTCAAGAAGATGACCTTCACCGAATATCCCTATAACAATCTCCGTAAACGCTTTGGGGCGCTGCTCTCAGACCAGGGCTTTGACCTCATGAACAA GTTCCTGACCTACTTCCCTGGGCGGAGAGTCAGTGCCGAGGACGGCCTCAAGCATGAGTACTTCCGAGAGACCCCCCTCCCCATCGACCCCTCCATGTTCCCCACGTGGCCCGCCAAGAGTGAGCAGCAAAGGGTGAAGCGTGGCACGAGCCCACGGCCCCCAGAGGGAGGCCTGGGCTATAGCCAGCTG GGCGACGACGATTTGAAGGAGACGGGTTTCCACCTCACGACCACAAACCAGGGAGCCTCGGCCGCGGGGCCCGGCTTCAGCCTCAAGTTCTGA